Proteins co-encoded in one Bombus affinis isolate iyBomAffi1 unplaced genomic scaffold, iyBomAffi1.2 ctg00000081.1, whole genome shotgun sequence genomic window:
- the LOC126927274 gene encoding uncharacterized protein LOC126927274 — MQKQNERLTQQMSMLTLRMDEVVAKTKTGNVSEASSLITVDEVTHTAKDLSVLREPRPLLQTPPQPSWERTFPEQYTQPELKAESALKCIPILNGEDDIDVEDFIHEIQEEKPQWQSAIFVLPNSNLCTKH, encoded by the exons atgcagaagcagaatgagagactgacccaacaaatgagtatgcttacactgcgtatggatgaagttgtagcaaaaacaaaaacgggaaatgtatcggaggccagttccctaataaccgtagacgaagtaacccacaccgctaaagatctatcggtccttcgagaacctcgcccattacttcaaacaccacctcaaccatcctgggaaaggacttttcctgaacaatatacgcaaccagagctaaaagctgagagtgcattaaaatgcattccgatattaaacggagaggatgatatagacgtggaggattttattcatgaaatacaagaa gaaaagccgcaatggcaatccgcaatattcgtattaccgaattcgaatctctgtacgaagcattga